A stretch of the Paenibacillus dendritiformis genome encodes the following:
- a CDS encoding endo-beta-N-acetylglucosaminidase produces the protein MSADNSSRSSNDKQHVREDWSAARETPRGPGQPYLHGYNAKELKAWSPDTDPYARFFRSRVPLAKRIAPFAPTQAHPALTYQAKVMNLSADYDKEEWFGAYRYNDSFSRNVLKFWQYQDIYAAWHGLPVYGSPEEDRQYGVVNLPNPAYTDAAHRNGVISLGGWFWPRDTDFGELVEETEDGRFPVADKMIEMAEYFGFDGYFVNQEASISEEHAAQLMKMLKYMRESGLYFSWYDSLAPNGELQYINFFNEMNAPWVLDQRDGRQPNDSIFINYAYTPERLENSNAYAREIGLDPYEALYAGVENDKFRFERGNELKSIFRDDEARTPRTSVALFGTDMVWHRGPNPSDPKMQQYIEHRERIYWSGATGNPAQSGRGIGSEGESWDGLAHFIPERSVIGSYPFVTRFNNGHGLAFFLNGEAASRKGWNNVSAQELLPTWQWWVDSEGTPLAVDYDYSTAWNGGSSIKAEGLLDPGSSTDIRLYKTDLPTDTDVLLSLTCKLDWSFAGKHTQDGERDSALLQLQLLLFYQDQPESPEVRPFAAVPGTDWTTLALQLAGGTKRRIAAIGIRISSHTEKSVAVKLNLGELKLIEEAARMPVLAAPAGFQVEHAYISEEQASIILSWQFADDSVIDNLWYYDLYRVKDGKREAIGRIFDDVFYVKSVERLGETKLTFEAVAVNKEGVAGQPAVAVWSWGDGEAVDVQAGPYPAESLQPQFNTEEDIVLEPGWSRYLNIRVEPAWADNLSLTWTSSNESVVTVNERGQITAVGPGEAIVTAATGKLAGQEGPSLEIKVSVVAPEAAPEGGITLEAEHYDRSNGLFVPGTYVHVRDLHFANWMAFDDVDFGAEGVTHITVRAAVLTEETRMLIHIGDAEGPLVADMDLPLKDGKLAPFYHNYSMELAQRLTGPQTLYITFQNPNIRRWQIRDTGIADIDWIHFS, from the coding sequence ATGAGTGCAGATAATTCCTCACGCAGCAGCAATGACAAGCAGCATGTACGAGAAGATTGGTCAGCGGCCCGGGAGACTCCGAGAGGACCTGGGCAGCCTTACCTCCACGGGTACAATGCCAAGGAATTGAAAGCGTGGTCACCAGACACGGATCCGTATGCACGCTTTTTCCGTTCGCGGGTTCCGCTCGCGAAGCGGATAGCACCGTTTGCCCCGACTCAGGCGCACCCTGCGCTGACCTATCAGGCGAAGGTGATGAACTTGTCAGCCGATTACGACAAAGAGGAATGGTTCGGGGCCTACCGCTATAATGACAGCTTCAGCAGGAACGTCCTGAAGTTCTGGCAGTACCAAGATATTTATGCGGCATGGCACGGACTGCCGGTATATGGTTCACCGGAGGAGGACCGGCAATACGGCGTCGTGAATCTTCCGAATCCGGCGTATACCGACGCCGCGCACCGCAACGGCGTCATCAGCCTGGGCGGCTGGTTCTGGCCGCGCGACACCGATTTTGGCGAGTTGGTCGAGGAGACGGAAGACGGACGCTTCCCGGTCGCCGACAAAATGATCGAGATGGCGGAGTATTTCGGGTTCGACGGCTACTTCGTCAACCAGGAGGCGAGCATCAGTGAAGAGCATGCCGCTCAACTGATGAAGATGCTGAAATATATGCGCGAGAGCGGGCTGTACTTCAGCTGGTACGACAGTCTGGCGCCGAATGGCGAATTGCAGTATATCAATTTCTTCAATGAGATGAATGCGCCATGGGTTCTGGACCAGCGGGACGGCCGCCAGCCGAACGACAGCATATTCATTAACTACGCGTATACTCCCGAGCGGCTGGAGAACAGCAATGCTTACGCGAGAGAGATTGGACTGGATCCGTACGAAGCGCTCTATGCCGGCGTGGAAAACGACAAGTTCCGCTTCGAGCGCGGCAATGAGCTGAAATCGATTTTCCGTGATGACGAGGCCCGCACTCCGCGCACGAGCGTGGCATTGTTCGGCACCGATATGGTATGGCACCGCGGGCCGAATCCGTCGGATCCGAAGATGCAGCAGTATATCGAGCATCGCGAGCGCATTTACTGGTCCGGCGCCACAGGCAACCCAGCGCAAAGCGGACGCGGCATCGGCTCGGAAGGAGAAAGCTGGGACGGACTGGCGCATTTCATACCGGAGCGCTCGGTCATCGGTTCGTATCCGTTTGTTACGCGTTTCAACAACGGGCACGGGCTCGCTTTTTTCTTGAACGGAGAGGCGGCAAGCCGCAAAGGCTGGAACAACGTAAGCGCGCAAGAATTGCTTCCGACCTGGCAATGGTGGGTTGATTCCGAAGGGACTCCGCTTGCCGTGGATTATGATTACAGCACAGCTTGGAACGGCGGCTCGTCCATCAAAGCGGAAGGACTGCTGGATCCGGGAAGCAGCACAGACATTCGTTTATACAAGACGGATTTGCCGACTGACACGGACGTGCTGTTATCGCTAACCTGCAAGCTTGACTGGTCTTTTGCCGGGAAGCATACGCAAGATGGCGAGAGGGACTCCGCTTTGCTGCAACTGCAATTGCTGCTATTCTATCAGGACCAGCCGGAGTCGCCGGAAGTGCGGCCATTCGCTGCGGTACCCGGCACAGACTGGACGACGCTTGCGCTGCAGCTTGCGGGCGGGACGAAGCGCCGGATCGCCGCCATCGGCATCCGCATCTCATCCCATACGGAGAAGAGTGTCGCGGTCAAGCTCAACTTGGGTGAGCTGAAGCTGATCGAGGAAGCGGCACGGATGCCTGTGCTGGCTGCTCCAGCCGGATTCCAGGTGGAGCATGCCTACATCAGCGAGGAGCAAGCCTCTATAATATTGTCCTGGCAATTTGCCGATGATAGTGTTATCGATAACTTATGGTATTACGACTTGTATCGAGTGAAGGATGGGAAGCGGGAAGCGATAGGCCGAATCTTCGATGACGTGTTTTACGTCAAATCCGTAGAGCGGCTCGGAGAGACCAAGCTTACCTTCGAAGCGGTGGCCGTGAACAAGGAAGGAGTTGCGGGACAGCCGGCCGTCGCCGTATGGTCGTGGGGAGACGGCGAAGCAGTCGATGTCCAGGCTGGTCCGTACCCGGCCGAAAGCCTGCAGCCTCAATTCAACACGGAAGAGGATATCGTGCTCGAGCCAGGCTGGAGCCGGTATTTGAATATCCGCGTTGAGCCGGCGTGGGCCGATAATCTGTCACTGACATGGACCTCCAGCAATGAAAGCGTCGTGACCGTCAATGAGCGCGGCCAGATTACGGCCGTGGGACCGGGCGAGGCGATCGTCACGGCGGCTACAGGCAAGCTGGCAGGCCAGGAGGGCCCATCGCTGGAGATAAAAGTGAGTGTCGTAGCGCCAGAGGCGGCCCCGGAAGGAGGCATCACGCTGGAAGCGGAGCATTACGACCGTTCGAACGGACTATTTGTGCCAGGCACGTATGTGCATGTCCGCGATTTGCATTTCGCTAACTGGATGGCGTTCGATGATGTCGATTTCGGCGCGGAAGGCGTGACCCACATTACCGTTCGCGCTGCCGTCTTGACGGAAGAGACACGGATGCTCATTCATATCGGCGATGCGGAGGGCCCGCTGGTAGCGGATATGGATCTGCCGTTGAAGGACGGGAAGCTGGCGCCTTTCTATCATAACTACTCGATGGAATTGGCCCAGCGGCTTACCGGACCACAGACGCTGTATATCACCTTCCAAAACCCGAATATCCGCCGTTGGCAAATCCGGGATACGGGGATCGCGGACATCGATTGGATCCACTTTTCATAA
- a CDS encoding response regulator: MKAILVDDEMLALRRMEKLLKEQDGKEVSIEIVGSFQNPHLALEAAERETIHLVFLDIEMPEMDGMELAERLLRIQPHLHIVFVTAYNEYAVEAFELNALDYLLKPVQRTRIEKTLKRLAKPAQVIDAGKHSQLEGMLCTLSYLHYITPQQELKTFHWRTVKAQELFAYLLHHREQTLRKDTILDLLWPNYRIEKSSAHLHTTIYQIRQVIKQRALRIHIKYMDEGYRLELGGMKLDKEEWEKAMRLAPQVSPETIQEHQKLLNAYRGDYLAEHQYLWAEGEQERLRLIWFNHAKQVAECLMRMNAYTEAMPLYKQIQEKYPYTEDSYFGLMKIHAQLGNYGEVIKQFQLLSHNLKGELGIEPSREVFAWYMEWKNSI, encoded by the coding sequence ATGAAAGCGATCCTTGTCGATGATGAAATGCTAGCGCTGCGACGTATGGAAAAGCTGTTGAAGGAACAGGATGGAAAGGAAGTGTCTATTGAAATTGTCGGTTCATTTCAAAATCCGCATCTGGCACTGGAAGCGGCGGAGCGGGAGACGATTCATCTTGTGTTTCTGGATATCGAGATGCCGGAAATGGATGGAATGGAACTGGCAGAACGTCTGTTGCGCATTCAACCCCACCTTCATATCGTATTTGTGACGGCATATAACGAATATGCGGTTGAGGCATTCGAGCTGAATGCGTTAGACTATTTATTGAAGCCGGTGCAGCGGACCCGGATCGAGAAGACGCTGAAGCGGCTCGCCAAGCCGGCGCAAGTCATCGATGCGGGGAAGCACAGCCAGCTTGAGGGGATGCTGTGCACTTTGTCCTATCTGCATTATATTACTCCCCAACAGGAACTGAAGACTTTTCATTGGCGGACGGTCAAAGCACAGGAACTATTCGCCTATTTGCTCCACCATCGGGAGCAGACGCTGCGCAAAGATACGATTCTGGATTTGCTGTGGCCGAATTACCGCATTGAGAAGTCATCAGCCCATTTACATACGACGATTTACCAGATCAGGCAGGTCATTAAGCAGAGGGCGCTGCGAATCCACATCAAATATATGGATGAGGGGTACCGGCTCGAATTGGGCGGCATGAAGCTGGACAAGGAGGAATGGGAGAAGGCGATGCGCCTGGCCCCGCAGGTGTCTCCCGAGACGATCCAGGAGCATCAGAAGCTGCTGAACGCCTACCGGGGCGATTATTTGGCTGAGCATCAATATTTGTGGGCGGAAGGCGAACAAGAGAGGCTTCGGTTAATCTGGTTCAATCATGCGAAGCAGGTGGCCGAATGTTTGATGCGGATGAATGCATACACGGAAGCGATGCCCCTTTACAAACAAATCCAGGAGAAATATCCATATACCGAGGACAGTTATTTCGGACTGATGAAAATTCATGCGCAGTTGGGCAACTACGGGGAAGTCATCAAGCAATTTCAACTGCTAAGCCACAATTTAAAAGGAGAATTAGGCATTGAACCCAGCAGGGAAGTATTTGCTTGGTACATGGAATGGAAAAACAGCATTTAA
- a CDS encoding GrpB family protein encodes METVVISDYNPDWVHDYEQEKRAIKEALSDIAVAVEHIGSTSVPGLGAKPIIDIMVGVHRLEDLTEAHIERLAAIGYEYVPKPDWPERRFFRRGRWRAGTHHLHIYRHGDTHWEEQLLFRDYLRSRPDVREQYRQLKLALASQYPDDRVEYTRRKAPFIEHVLRLAREED; translated from the coding sequence ATGGAAACGGTCGTCATCAGTGACTATAACCCGGACTGGGTGCACGACTACGAACAGGAGAAGCGGGCTATCAAGGAGGCGCTCTCGGATATTGCCGTAGCGGTAGAGCATATCGGCAGCACTTCGGTTCCCGGATTGGGCGCGAAGCCGATCATTGATATTATGGTTGGCGTGCATCGGCTGGAGGACTTGACCGAGGCGCATATCGAGCGCCTGGCCGCGATTGGCTACGAGTATGTGCCGAAGCCGGATTGGCCGGAGCGCCGATTTTTCCGGCGCGGCCGCTGGCGGGCGGGGACGCATCATTTGCATATTTACAGGCATGGGGATACCCATTGGGAAGAGCAGTTGCTGTTCCGCGATTATTTAAGGTCCCGCCCGGATGTCCGGGAGCAATATAGACAGTTGAAGCTTGCACTGGCCAGCCAGTATCCGGATGATCGCGTCGAGTATACGCGGCGGAAGGCGCCATTTATCGAGCACGTGCTGCGCCTGGCGCGCGAAGAAGACTGA
- a CDS encoding urease subunit gamma translates to MRLTPREQEKLMIVVAADLARRRKDRGLKLNYPEAIALITYELIEGARDGKTVAQLMSEGATILTREDVMDGVAEMIPDIQVEATFPDGTKLVTVHEPIR, encoded by the coding sequence ATGAGATTGACACCTCGGGAACAGGAAAAGCTGATGATCGTCGTTGCGGCGGATCTGGCCCGCAGACGCAAGGACCGCGGCTTGAAGTTGAATTACCCGGAGGCCATCGCTTTGATTACATATGAACTTATCGAAGGCGCGAGGGATGGAAAAACTGTCGCTCAGCTCATGAGCGAGGGCGCCACTATCCTTACGCGGGAAGATGTGATGGACGGGGTAGCGGAAATGATTCCTGATATTCAGGTCGAGGCGACGTTCCCTGACGGTACGAAGCTGGTCACAGTGCATGAGCCGATACGTTAA
- a CDS encoding urease subunit beta translates to MKPGEFILRDDEIVCNEGRSTITVSVLNLGDRPIQVGSHFHFYEANSALQFERELAYGMHLNIPSGAAVRFEPGDRKDVELVPFTGTRHVYGLNNKTEGSLDERVVLNTIGKDFEQRESETKKKETLS, encoded by the coding sequence TTGAAACCGGGTGAGTTTATTTTACGGGACGATGAAATCGTTTGCAACGAGGGGCGAAGCACGATTACCGTCTCCGTGTTGAATCTTGGGGACCGGCCGATTCAAGTCGGATCGCATTTTCATTTCTATGAAGCGAACAGCGCGCTTCAATTCGAACGGGAGCTTGCCTATGGCATGCATCTTAATATTCCGTCGGGCGCGGCTGTCCGTTTCGAGCCAGGGGATCGGAAGGATGTCGAACTCGTGCCTTTTACGGGAACGCGGCATGTCTACGGATTGAACAACAAGACGGAGGGATCGCTGGATGAGCGGGTCGTGTTGAATACGATAGGCAAGGATTTCGAACAGCGGGAGTCCGAGACAAAGAAGAAGGAGACATTATCATGA
- a CDS encoding transposase has translation MLNWEDIDSVEQLERQFPTESACAAFLTHLKWPQGFVCPRCNHSRASLINTRRLPLHQCSACGYQASLTAGTVMEGSRTSLRKWLTALWLVSRTDRGINAVQLQSIIQVTYKTAWLILHKIRTAISHSDATRPLPGIVQGFVAFYGRSVLSPIQLHPKECPLIIAESVTGASTHRGILKMKKVDPQHCSKKLLLPSGCDEFAARHTENPDETCINRFHIQVRRNGRLYQTFRQAWRWMNNTFHGIGSKYLQAYLDEFCFRYNAQVEHACSMQRLLQLCTSISIQPLLPGGFNRSLRSRSYNRFAA, from the coding sequence ATGTTGAACTGGGAGGATATCGATAGTGTGGAACAATTGGAGCGCCAGTTTCCTACGGAATCGGCCTGTGCTGCATTTCTCACGCATCTGAAATGGCCGCAGGGCTTCGTCTGCCCGCGCTGCAACCATAGCCGCGCTTCTCTCATCAATACTCGCCGCCTCCCTCTTCATCAATGCAGCGCCTGCGGATATCAAGCCTCCTTAACAGCGGGAACGGTCATGGAGGGAAGCCGTACTTCCCTTCGGAAGTGGCTGACCGCTCTGTGGCTAGTCTCCCGTACGGATAGAGGGATTAATGCCGTCCAACTGCAATCGATTATTCAAGTCACCTACAAGACGGCATGGTTAATCCTGCATAAGATTAGAACTGCAATCAGTCATAGTGATGCCACCCGCCCTCTACCCGGCATTGTTCAGGGCTTCGTAGCGTTCTATGGGCGTTCCGTTCTGTCCCCCATCCAACTTCATCCAAAAGAATGTCCATTAATAATTGCCGAATCGGTGACAGGTGCATCCACCCATAGAGGCATATTAAAAATGAAGAAAGTTGACCCCCAACATTGCAGCAAAAAACTTTTGCTGCCAAGCGGCTGCGACGAATTTGCAGCACGGCATACGGAAAACCCAGACGAAACCTGCATCAACCGCTTCCACATCCAAGTACGCCGAAATGGCCGCTTATATCAGACCTTCCGGCAAGCCTGGCGCTGGATGAACAATACATTTCACGGGATTGGGTCAAAATATTTGCAGGCTTATTTGGATGAATTTTGCTTTCGCTATAATGCACAGGTTGAGCACGCCTGTAGTATGCAGCGGCTTCTTCAGCTGTGCACGTCGATATCGATCCAGCCACTCCTTCCCGGCGGTTTCAATCGTTCTCTTCGCAGTCGTTCTTATAACCGATTTGCCGCTTAA
- a CDS encoding GGDEF domain-containing protein gives MKYTGRIMVTAMTLCGWVVLIAYLMSAKMMNPMLAVLTMLMLGVAWRCGKRYDVVKYESEIDPLTLAYNRRSADVIFQRLAGKHRKNGQKTAVFFFDVDRFKEINDKYGHNAGDRVLRLISTVLLNSCGSETALVRWGGDEFVFLVPCSDRRDLRGIRSRIMSKLALAAQQAAVPFAVSYGYAVYPEEGTLLSDIVEMADRHMMRIKRSKLRCGSQDTAKMQL, from the coding sequence ATGAAATATACGGGCAGAATAATGGTGACTGCCATGACGCTGTGCGGATGGGTTGTACTCATCGCATACCTCATGTCGGCAAAAATGATGAATCCGATGTTGGCCGTGCTCACCATGTTGATGCTTGGCGTAGCCTGGCGATGCGGCAAACGGTATGATGTCGTGAAGTATGAATCGGAGATCGACCCCTTGACATTGGCGTATAACCGCAGAAGTGCCGATGTAATATTTCAGAGGCTGGCTGGCAAGCACCGCAAGAATGGACAGAAAACCGCAGTCTTTTTCTTCGACGTCGATCGATTCAAGGAAATTAATGACAAGTATGGCCACAATGCGGGAGATCGGGTGCTGCGGCTCATCTCGACCGTGCTGCTGAATAGTTGCGGCAGCGAGACCGCGCTCGTCCGGTGGGGAGGCGATGAATTTGTGTTCTTGGTGCCTTGCTCCGACCGGCGCGACCTGCGCGGGATCCGCAGCCGCATCATGAGCAAGCTGGCCTTGGCCGCACAGCAGGCCGCGGTTCCTTTTGCGGTATCATACGGCTATGCGGTATATCCGGAGGAGGGAACATTATTAAGCGATATTGTGGAGATGGCGGACAGACATATGATGCGAATCAAACGAAGCAAGCTCCGCTGCGGCTCTCAAGATACCGCCAAAATGCAGCTTTAA
- a CDS encoding ATP-binding protein produces the protein MAKRYVVRLVFALVTILYVVLAGGFFRECGALPKPVQGVLDLRGSGWEQVGLVKLKGEWEFYPDRIFSNASQIEALGAKPVFIQVPCPWTIDSAWTGSRPFSTYGTYRLRIMLDNSAEQIFSFYVKSIMSTHSMIVNGLRIGSGGPSPDDFHSKTPYNTSYVAYAHTNSNVIDLMIQIDRPDSVWQGAITRPISFGLPQQVNLERNLELMLEMGILLTLLLGAFHTILIYLFRLPQPGWQYFVLFCLSAILFVLIFGEKWGAMLLPMLSFYWRYKLITLASIGMNLFLLLYASRRRQCYVHPQIARFAAYVSMLGTVAVLLVKNRGIIAVSAVTHGIFLALYLYLFYRLVRRSMVAGKSYPFLLTLAFAAGGFAVYGGVFGAHESLRLWYMNFIIFICVLVFVQARQHYIAYRREKELARALSNHRRSNEEFMAATAKELKTPLLAITNLAQSLLEGNRGNLSVKQEEDLHIVVFVAKHMTRLVSDLHDWSELKEGRMLIHVKELDLRRTVTAVIEITRYITMPRDIEIRNQLDDDLPRVLADEQRLMQIMSQLLHNAVKNTKKGTVTVSALALEEAVEVRISDSGGGMTQAEMEGIFNAYEQDVPHRSSFFDRRLGLNVTKRLVELHGGTIGVTSAIGRGSTFYFRLPIAEQQQGDEGELMRKEDGKAAAPVRMPLEYQEQFGWEIAEEIVFDAPSPSFTVDEIGEACILIVDDDPIHQKVLENLLSPDRFRLTSVASGEEALLQIRHFRNWDLVLLNLMISGMSGLEVCRRIREMHSLFELPVLMLTGRGRTDDALAAYSAGANDFVAKPIDSAELRARVRTLLLMKHSANERFRMEMAFLQAQIKPHFIFNTLNSLVSLSEDDPEQMRELLVEFSNYLRQSFRFDNVEPLVPLERELQLVRSYLYIEKIRFGDRLQFTIDLPESHRLRIPPLSIQPIVENAVHHGIMKRMGGGTIHIRVYAEDEQYCIEVCDDGVGISPERQEQLLAKSATGGIGLKNIDYRLRQLFGTGISVRSAPMEGTCVKFCIPCESE, from the coding sequence ATGGCAAAACGATATGTTGTTCGACTCGTCTTTGCACTCGTGACCATTCTGTATGTCGTGCTGGCCGGCGGTTTTTTCCGGGAATGCGGGGCATTACCGAAGCCGGTGCAGGGGGTGCTCGATTTGCGCGGCAGCGGGTGGGAACAAGTGGGCCTCGTCAAATTGAAGGGGGAATGGGAATTTTATCCGGATCGGATATTTTCGAACGCTTCCCAGATCGAGGCCCTTGGCGCCAAGCCCGTCTTCATCCAAGTGCCGTGCCCCTGGACAATCGACAGCGCATGGACGGGATCCCGGCCTTTCTCTACATACGGCACGTACCGATTGCGAATTATGCTTGACAACAGCGCGGAACAGATATTTTCTTTTTATGTGAAATCCATTATGAGTACCCACAGCATGATCGTCAATGGCCTGCGCATTGGCAGCGGCGGGCCCTCCCCGGACGATTTCCATTCAAAAACGCCATACAACACCTCCTATGTTGCCTATGCGCATACGAATAGCAATGTTATCGATCTGATGATCCAGATCGACCGGCCAGATTCCGTCTGGCAAGGGGCCATTACCCGGCCGATATCGTTTGGACTGCCGCAGCAAGTGAACCTGGAACGGAACCTTGAGCTCATGCTGGAAATGGGCATTCTACTGACCTTATTGCTGGGCGCTTTTCATACGATACTTATCTATCTGTTCCGATTGCCGCAGCCCGGGTGGCAATATTTTGTTCTTTTTTGCTTGTCCGCGATACTGTTCGTTCTCATTTTCGGAGAAAAATGGGGAGCGATGCTGTTGCCGATGCTGTCCTTCTATTGGCGTTACAAGCTGATTACATTGGCGTCGATCGGCATGAATCTGTTCCTGCTGCTCTATGCATCGCGAAGGCGGCAATGCTATGTCCATCCGCAGATAGCCCGATTCGCGGCTTACGTCTCGATGCTGGGGACCGTCGCTGTATTGCTCGTAAAGAACCGCGGCATCATTGCCGTATCTGCGGTAACGCATGGAATATTTCTAGCCTTATATCTCTATCTTTTCTATAGGCTGGTGCGCCGTTCGATGGTTGCCGGAAAGTCGTATCCCTTTCTGCTGACGCTCGCTTTCGCGGCGGGAGGTTTTGCGGTATATGGCGGAGTGTTTGGCGCACATGAGTCGCTTCGGCTTTGGTACATGAACTTTATCATTTTTATTTGCGTGCTTGTCTTCGTCCAGGCAAGACAGCATTATATTGCCTATCGCAGAGAGAAGGAATTGGCCAGAGCTTTGTCGAACCATAGGCGCTCGAATGAAGAATTTATGGCAGCGACTGCCAAGGAATTGAAGACGCCGCTGCTAGCGATTACGAATTTGGCGCAATCTCTGCTGGAAGGCAACCGCGGCAACCTGTCGGTCAAGCAAGAGGAAGATTTGCATATCGTTGTCTTCGTCGCCAAGCATATGACCAGATTGGTCAGCGATCTTCACGATTGGTCAGAATTGAAGGAAGGAAGGATGCTCATCCATGTGAAAGAACTTGATCTGAGGAGAACCGTCACCGCTGTGATCGAGATTACCCGCTATATTACAATGCCTCGCGACATTGAAATACGCAACCAGCTGGATGACGATCTGCCGCGGGTACTGGCTGATGAGCAGCGCTTGATGCAGATTATGTCTCAGCTGCTGCATAATGCGGTGAAGAATACGAAGAAGGGCACAGTGACGGTGTCGGCCCTGGCATTGGAGGAGGCAGTGGAGGTTCGTATCTCGGATTCGGGAGGCGGAATGACGCAAGCGGAGATGGAGGGCATCTTCAATGCGTATGAGCAGGATGTGCCGCATCGTTCTTCTTTTTTTGACAGAAGGCTCGGTCTGAATGTCACGAAGCGGCTGGTGGAGCTTCATGGCGGAACCATTGGCGTGACGTCAGCCATAGGCCGCGGCTCAACGTTCTATTTCCGTCTGCCAATCGCTGAACAACAGCAGGGGGATGAGGGGGAACTTATGAGGAAGGAGGACGGCAAAGCGGCGGCTCCCGTGCGGATGCCGCTGGAATATCAGGAGCAGTTCGGCTGGGAGATTGCGGAAGAGATCGTGTTCGACGCGCCTTCTCCTTCTTTTACGGTCGATGAGATTGGGGAGGCCTGCATTCTTATCGTCGACGATGATCCGATTCATCAGAAGGTATTGGAAAATCTGCTCTCCCCTGATCGGTTCCGGCTTACCTCGGTTGCCAGCGGGGAAGAAGCGTTATTGCAGATTCGGCACTTCCGGAACTGGGACCTCGTATTGCTCAATCTGATGATCTCCGGCATGTCGGGCTTGGAAGTATGCCGGCGCATACGGGAAATGCATTCCCTGTTCGAGCTGCCGGTTCTGATGTTGACGGGAAGGGGGCGGACCGATGATGCGCTCGCCGCTTATTCGGCGGGGGCGAATGATTTTGTGGCGAAGCCGATCGACTCTGCCGAGCTGCGGGCCCGCGTGCGGACACTGCTGCTGATGAAGCATTCGGCGAATGAGCGCTTCCGTATGGAAATGGCTTTTTTGCAGGCGCAAATCAAACCCCATTTTATTTTCAACACGTTGAATTCGCTCGTCTCGCTCAGTGAGGACGATCCGGAGCAGATGCGCGAGCTGCTGGTCGAATTCAGCAATTATTTGCGGCAGAGCTTCCGATTCGATAATGTGGAGCCTTTGGTCCCGCTCGAACGCGAGCTTCAACTGGTACGTTCTTATTTATACATAGAAAAGATCAGGTTCGGGGACCGGCTGCAGTTTACGATCGATCTGCCTGAGTCGCATAGGCTGCGTATTCCGCCGCTCTCTATCCAGCCGATCGTGGAGAACGCCGTGCATCATGGGATTATGAAACGGATGGGCGGAGGCACAATCCATATTCGCGTCTATGCCGAGGATGAACAGTATTGCATCGAGGTGTGCGATGATGGGGTCGGCATCTCGCCCGAGCGGCAGGAGCAGCTGCTGGCGAAGAGCGCGACTGGCGGAATCGGCCTCAAAAACATTGATTACCGGTTGCGGCAGCTGTTCGGCACGGGCATCTCGGTTCGCAGCGCCCCGATGGAAGGGACCTGCGTCAAATTTTGCATTCCGTGCGAGTCGGAATGA